A stretch of the Veillonella parvula DSM 2008 genome encodes the following:
- the rpmG gene encoding 50S ribosomal protein L33, whose translation MRNAITLACTDCKQRNYQTNKNKKNNPDRIEMMKYCKFCGKHTLHRETK comes from the coding sequence ATGCGTAATGCCATTACTTTAGCTTGCACAGATTGCAAACAACGCAACTATCAAACGAACAAGAATAAAAAGAACAATCCTGATCGTATTGAAATGATGAAATATTGCAAATTCTGCGGTAAACATACATTACACCGTGAAACAAAATAA
- the rplA gene encoding 50S ribosomal protein L1, which produces MAKVGKKYAEAVKLIEAGKFYEPVEAIELVKKTATANFDETVEIAFNLNVDPKYADQQVRGAVVLPHGTGKTKRVLVFAKGDNIKAAEEAGADFVGSEELVAKIQGGWSDFDVVVATPDMMGQVGRLGKILGPKGLMPNPKVGTVTPDVARAVNEIKAGKIEYRTDKAGIISCSIGKASFDEEKLLDNYRTIVDTIIKAKPVAAKGQYIKSVTLSATMGPGVPLNVFKLSTVSKEQ; this is translated from the coding sequence ATGGCAAAAGTAGGTAAGAAATACGCTGAAGCAGTAAAACTTATTGAAGCTGGTAAATTCTACGAACCAGTAGAAGCAATTGAGTTGGTTAAGAAAACTGCAACTGCAAATTTCGATGAAACAGTTGAAATTGCTTTCAACTTGAATGTCGACCCTAAATACGCTGATCAACAAGTTCGTGGTGCAGTAGTATTGCCTCATGGTACTGGCAAAACTAAACGCGTTCTTGTATTCGCAAAAGGCGACAATATTAAGGCAGCTGAAGAAGCTGGTGCAGATTTTGTAGGTTCTGAAGAGTTAGTAGCTAAAATCCAAGGTGGTTGGAGCGACTTCGACGTAGTAGTTGCTACACCAGACATGATGGGTCAAGTTGGCCGTCTTGGTAAAATTTTGGGTCCTAAAGGCTTGATGCCAAACCCTAAAGTTGGTACAGTAACTCCAGACGTTGCTCGTGCAGTAAACGAAATCAAAGCTGGTAAAATCGAATACCGTACTGATAAAGCAGGTATTATCTCTTGCTCTATCGGTAAAGCATCTTTCGATGAAGAAAAATTACTTGACAACTACCGTACAATCGTTGATACTATTATCAAGGCTAAACCTGTAGCAGCTAAAGGTCAATACATTAAATCTGTAACCTTGTCCGCTACAATGGGCCCTGGTGTACCTTTGAATGTGTTCAAATTGAGCACTGTTTCCAAAGAGCAATAA
- the rplK gene encoding 50S ribosomal protein L11, with the protein MAKKLVKQVKLQIEAAKATPAPPVGPALGQAGVNIVAFTKEFNERTAKQAGLIIPVVINVYEDRSFDFITKTPPAAVLLKKAAGIPKGSGVPNRDKVAKVGRDKVREIAELKMPDLNANTVEQGMRMVEGTARSMGIEIVD; encoded by the coding sequence ATGGCTAAGAAATTAGTTAAACAAGTAAAACTACAAATTGAAGCCGCTAAAGCTACTCCAGCACCACCAGTTGGTCCTGCACTAGGTCAAGCAGGTGTTAACATCGTTGCTTTCACAAAAGAATTCAACGAACGTACTGCTAAACAAGCTGGCTTAATTATTCCAGTAGTTATTAACGTATATGAAGATCGTAGCTTCGACTTCATCACTAAGACTCCACCAGCTGCAGTATTGTTGAAAAAAGCTGCAGGTATTCCAAAAGGTTCTGGTGTACCTAACCGTGATAAAGTAGCAAAAGTAGGTCGCGATAAAGTTCGTGAAATTGCTGAATTGAAAATGCCTGACTTGAATGCTAATACCGTGGAACAAGGTATGCGCATGGTGGAAGGTACTGCTCGCAGCATGGGCATTGAAATCGTTGACTAA
- a CDS encoding ArnT family glycosyltransferase, whose protein sequence is MINNHMLRIGALFLLTVLCYGFYNAYLPITDPVESNYVLSAITMLKHNSWISPMIYDHVWYDKPPLTYWALMITYKLFGISDFTSRIPNTLVAGASVALMYHITYRISKSTFAGILCAILLMSTLQFWYISHAVITDGFLFFFTLAIFGYSYLAFTNNDRSAMVKAYIAAALAVITKGPIGIILPGLILLIYICARHAIHRKDKIYQLSKDIKLLFNPLGLLAFIAIASPWYIAMYSIHGEQFISGFLGLHNVDRALISEHPKFNVWYYYLLIVPLSLLPWTPVIVYHLKDLNWKDDFDLLGIIWFIVIVLFYSLVATKYLTYTLPAIIPCIIWAAVKICELVTDKETGEFTQSFKKFNYLITLPLGIYYMIFTFATAFDKSLDSKPLIVGSFIIVCMILIGRYYITSFFKLAIYALVPLITLYSAITITVPPILFNQSGLQFRTFIEDTSKPIYVYGNYYTSIVYYMDTTPTQVFVDTTDDSIWTEGKTLMPTITKETFLSNTSNNRGAYVIVPKKYDKDFSNTLPYPKAKLVNKTKLASIYKLQ, encoded by the coding sequence ATGATTAACAATCACATGCTGCGCATAGGTGCGCTCTTTTTATTAACCGTTTTATGCTACGGCTTTTATAATGCCTATTTGCCAATCACTGATCCGGTGGAGTCCAACTATGTTCTCTCCGCCATCACCATGCTAAAACACAACTCATGGATATCCCCCATGATATATGATCACGTATGGTATGATAAACCACCGCTCACCTATTGGGCACTTATGATTACATACAAACTATTTGGCATATCTGACTTCACGTCTCGTATACCGAATACGCTTGTTGCGGGAGCTAGCGTGGCCCTAATGTATCATATAACTTACCGCATATCTAAAAGTACCTTTGCCGGTATACTCTGTGCGATTTTATTAATGAGTACACTACAGTTTTGGTATATATCTCATGCAGTTATAACCGATGGATTTCTATTTTTCTTCACCTTAGCTATATTTGGATATAGTTATTTAGCTTTTACCAATAATGACAGGTCAGCTATGGTGAAAGCTTACATTGCTGCGGCCTTAGCCGTGATTACCAAAGGACCTATAGGCATTATTTTACCTGGGCTAATATTACTTATTTATATATGTGCACGCCACGCCATCCATAGAAAGGATAAAATCTATCAACTTTCAAAGGATATAAAATTACTATTTAATCCCTTAGGACTATTAGCCTTTATAGCGATAGCTAGCCCTTGGTATATTGCTATGTATTCCATTCACGGTGAGCAGTTTATTTCCGGATTCTTAGGTCTACACAATGTAGATCGAGCTCTTATATCTGAACATCCTAAATTTAATGTATGGTATTACTATCTATTAATTGTGCCCCTTTCACTATTACCCTGGACACCTGTAATAGTCTATCATTTAAAAGATCTTAACTGGAAAGATGATTTTGATCTATTAGGTATTATATGGTTTATTGTTATAGTTCTATTCTACTCTCTAGTAGCTACAAAGTATCTAACCTACACATTACCTGCCATTATCCCTTGTATAATATGGGCGGCTGTAAAAATTTGTGAATTAGTTACTGACAAAGAAACCGGTGAATTTACTCAATCATTCAAAAAGTTTAATTATTTAATTACCCTACCACTAGGTATTTACTACATGATTTTTACATTTGCTACAGCTTTTGATAAAAGTCTTGATAGTAAACCGTTAATCGTAGGTTCCTTTATTATAGTATGTATGATTTTAATCGGTCGATACTACATAACATCATTTTTCAAACTAGCAATATATGCTTTAGTTCCACTAATTACGTTGTACTCGGCTATTACAATTACAGTACCACCAATATTGTTTAATCAGTCTGGTTTACAGTTTAGAACCTTCATCGAAGATACATCAAAACCAATATATGTATATGGCAATTACTATACTTCCATTGTATATTACATGGACACTACACCTACCCAAGTTTTCGTAGATACAACTGATGATTCTATATGGACCGAAGGCAAAACATTAATGCCTACAATAACTAAAGAAACATTTTTAAGTAATACATCAAATAATCGCGGTGCCTATGTCATCGTTCCTAAAAAATATGATAAGGATTTCTCTAATACATTACCGTATCCAAAAGCCAAATTAGTCAACAAAACAAAACTCGCATCAATTTATAAGCTTCAATAA
- the nusG gene encoding transcription termination/antitermination protein NusG: MEADKKWYVIHTYSGYENKVKTTLELKVQSMGLQDVISRILVPLEDEIDEKDGVKKVVKRKIFPGYVLVEMEVNDRSWYVVRNTPGVTGFVGSATKPVPLSDSEVEHILKSQGLDKKPTINVDVEVGETVRITSGAFEDKLGVITELNPEKGTLKLSVEMFNRDTEVELEFSQVEKAL; encoded by the coding sequence ATGGAAGCAGATAAGAAGTGGTATGTAATTCATACCTATTCAGGCTACGAAAATAAAGTAAAAACCACTCTTGAACTTAAAGTTCAATCTATGGGACTACAAGATGTGATCAGCCGAATTTTGGTGCCTCTTGAAGACGAAATAGATGAAAAAGATGGGGTTAAAAAAGTAGTAAAACGTAAGATATTTCCTGGGTATGTATTGGTGGAAATGGAAGTTAATGACCGTTCTTGGTATGTTGTACGCAACACGCCAGGTGTAACAGGTTTCGTTGGCTCTGCTACAAAACCAGTTCCACTTTCTGATTCCGAAGTAGAACATATACTTAAGTCTCAGGGCTTGGATAAGAAACCAACCATTAACGTTGATGTAGAAGTTGGTGAAACGGTTCGCATTACGTCCGGTGCCTTTGAAGATAAACTAGGTGTTATTACCGAACTTAACCCTGAAAAAGGAACATTGAAACTTAGCGTAGAAATGTTCAATCGAGATACCGAGGTAGAGTTAGAGTTCTCTCAAGTTGAGAAAGCTCTTTAA
- the rplJ gene encoding 50S ribosomal protein L10: protein MAVTESKKAIVAQMKETLSEAKGAVLIGYSGLTVAQATDLRRKMLAEGVEYKVIKNTLTRIAANELNLEGFAEHLEGPTALATSKDDAVAPARVIEQFIKATEKEVVTVKAGIVEGEVMDAAGVKAIASLPNREGMLSMLLSVLQAPVRNVAYAVKAVAEAKPAE, encoded by the coding sequence ATGGCTGTCACTGAATCAAAAAAAGCAATCGTTGCTCAAATGAAAGAAACTCTTTCTGAAGCAAAAGGTGCTGTATTGATTGGTTACTCTGGTTTAACTGTTGCGCAAGCAACTGATCTTCGTCGCAAAATGTTGGCTGAAGGTGTTGAATACAAAGTAATCAAAAATACTTTGACTCGTATCGCTGCAAACGAATTGAATCTTGAAGGTTTCGCTGAGCATTTAGAAGGTCCAACTGCGTTGGCTACTTCTAAAGACGATGCTGTTGCACCTGCTCGTGTAATCGAACAATTCATCAAAGCAACTGAAAAAGAAGTTGTAACAGTTAAAGCTGGTATCGTTGAAGGCGAAGTTATGGACGCAGCAGGCGTTAAAGCAATTGCATCTCTTCCAAATCGCGAAGGTATGCTTTCCATGTTGCTTTCCGTATTGCAAGCTCCTGTTCGCAATGTTGCATACGCTGTCAAAGCTGTTGCAGAAGCAAAACCTGCAGAATAA
- the rplL gene encoding 50S ribosomal protein L7/L12 — MALNIENIVAELKEATILELNDLVKAIEEEFGVTAAAPVAVAAAGGAEGGAAKDSFDVILKEAGASKINVIKVVREATGLGLKEAKAIVDGAPAPVKEGVAAEAAEALKAQLEEAGASVELK; from the coding sequence ATGGCATTGAACATTGAAAACATCGTTGCTGAATTGAAAGAAGCAACAATCCTTGAACTTAATGATCTTGTAAAAGCAATCGAAGAAGAATTTGGCGTAACTGCAGCAGCTCCTGTAGCTGTAGCAGCTGCTGGTGGTGCTGAAGGCGGCGCTGCTAAAGATTCCTTCGACGTAATCTTGAAAGAAGCTGGCGCATCTAAAATTAACGTAATCAAAGTTGTTCGTGAAGCAACTGGTCTTGGCTTGAAAGAAGCTAAAGCTATCGTTGACGGCGCTCCTGCACCTGTAAAAGAAGGCGTTGCTGCTGAAGCTGCTGAAGCTTTGAAAGCTCAATTAGAAGAAGCTGGCGCATCCGTAGAATTGAAATAA
- the secE gene encoding preprotein translocase subunit SecE translates to MAKSNSAVQQRGGFGKFFRGVKAELKKVVWPTKKELINYTIVVFLVTIFIALIISVLDGLFAQLFNTLLHFVG, encoded by the coding sequence ATGGCAAAGTCTAACTCAGCAGTGCAGCAGCGTGGTGGATTTGGAAAATTCTTCCGCGGTGTGAAAGCTGAACTAAAAAAAGTAGTCTGGCCAACAAAAAAAGAGCTTATCAATTACACAATTGTAGTATTCTTAGTAACCATATTCATCGCTTTGATTATTTCTGTGCTTGATGGACTCTTCGCCCAACTTTTTAATACGTTGTTGCACTTTGTTGGATAA